The DNA sequence CGACCACCCGCACCGTCACCGCGACCACGCGCAGCGTGCCCGCGCCGGCCGCCTCGGCCACCGTCAAGCAGGTCACGCCGGCCACCTTCGCCAGCGCCCTCAACAACGCCCAGCCGGGCGACATCCTGCAGCTGGCCGCGGGCACCTACAACGCCTTCACCGTGCCCAGGAGCGGCACGGCCGGCAAGCCCATCGTGATCCGCGGCACCAGCGGCGCGGTGGTCAACGGCAACATCGACCTGTTCAGCCAGCACCACGTGCACCTGGAGGGGCTGACGGTCAACGGCCGCATCCGCTTCAACAGCAGCAACCACGTCGCGATCATCCGCTGCACGATCAACGCGCAGGGCGACGGCATCGTCTCCTTCCTGCGCTCGGAGAACGCCTACATCGCCGACAACGTCGTCACCGGCCGCACCACCTGGGCCGAGAGCTCGCTGGGCGTCAACGGCAACAACGTCGGCGAAGGCATCCTGGTCACCGGCCCCGGCCACGTGATCATGAACAACCGCGTGCGCGGCTTCCGCGACGGCATCTCCTTCCTGGAGCAAGGCGAGGCGGTGGACCAGTACAGCATCGACGTGCTGAACAACGACATCAGCAACGCCGCCGACGACGGCATCGAGGCCGACTACTGCTTCCACAACTGCCGCATCCTGCGCAACCGCATCACCAACGCGTTCGTCGGCATCTCGTCGCAGCCAAGCCTGGGCGGGCCGACCTACCACGTGCGCAACGTCATCTACAACGCCGTGCTGGGCGCCTTCAAGCTCAACAACACCAGCACCGGCGACGTGCTGCTGCACAACACGGTGGTCAAGAGCGGGGACGGCTTCGGCGTCTACGCCGGCGTGCCGGTGCGGCACCTGTACACGCGCAACAACCTGTTCATCGGCGGCCCGGGCGGCAACTACGGCGGCTACAGCACCGGCAGCGGCCTGGTCGCCTCGCTCGACACGCTGGACACCGCCACCGCCTCGCTGGACCACGACGGCTACGGCTCGACCACCGGCCGCTTCGAGGCGCGCATCGGCAGCGCCCGCATCAGCAGCCTGGCCCAGATGCGCAGCAGCACCACCGAGAAGAACGCCGTGCAGGTGGGCATGGACGTGTTCGCCGCCAGCGTCGCGTTCCCGTCCTCGCCGATGACCGCCTACCCCGCGCCGGACCTGCGCATCAAGGCCGGCTCGGCCGCGGCGGACGCCGGCGCCGTGCTGCCCAACATCAACGACGGCTACGGCGGCAGCGCCCCCGACCTGGGCGCCTACGAGGCCGGCAGCGCGCTGCCGGTGTACGGCCCCCGCTGACAACCGGGGCTTGCGCTTCGCGCTGCAATGGGGGCTGCGCCACCGTCGCGAGGCCCCTCATGCTGCTCGAAGGTTCCTGTCACTGCCAGGCGGTGCGGTTCAGCGTCGAATCGCACCAGCCCTGTCCCTTCATGCGCTGCTACTGCTCCATCTGCCGCAAGACGGCGGGGGGCGGCGGCTACGCGATCAACCTGGGTGCGGACTACCGCACGCTGAAGGTCACCGGCCGGCGCCACCTGGGCGTCTACCAGGCGCGGATCGACGACGCCCGCGGCCGCCGCACCAGCACCGGCCAGCGCCACTTCTGCAAGCGCTGCGGCAGCGCGCTGTGGCTGTACGACCCGACCTGGCCCGAGCTGGTCCATCCGCACGCGAGCGCCATCGACACCCCGTTGCCCGCACCGCCCCAGGCCGTGCACGCGATGCTCGGCTCGCGGGCCGGCTGGGTGGAGGTGGCGGCCCGTCCGGGCGACGACTGCTTCGAGGACTGGCCGGACGTCTCGCTCGCCGCCTGGCACGAGCGGCACGGGCTGCGCCTGTGAGCGCAGTTTTTGCCGCCCCTGCGCAAGACTTGCACCCGCCGGTGCACAGGCCAGGGCGCACCGCAAGCGGCAGCGCTGCATGGCGCACCGGCATGGAATACGCTTGCGAGCACCAGACGCTCATTCATCACAGGAGGACGACAGACCCATGAAGATCGACCTCAAAGGCAGGACTGCCATCGTGACCGGCGCCACCCGCGGCATCGGCCACGCGATCGCCCGCGGGCTGCTCGATGCCGGCGCCTCGGTCGTCATCAACGCGCGCTCGCGCGACGAGGTGCACGCCGCCGTCGACACGCTGCGCCGCGGCGCGCTCAACGTCGAGGTGCGCGGCGTGGCCGCCGACCTGGGCACGCCCGACGGCTGCGCGGCACTGGTCAAGGCCATCCCGGAGGCCGACATCCTGGTCAACAACGCCGGCATCTTCGAGCAGCGCGACTTCTTCGCCATCGAGGACGAGGACTGGCAGCGCATGTTCGACGTCAACGTGATGTCCGGCGTGCGGCTGGCCCGCCACTACCTGCGCGGCATGTTGCAGCGCAACTGGGGCCGGGTGGTGTTCATCTCGTCCGAGTCGGCGCTGAACATCCCGGCCGAGATGGTCCACTACGGCTTCAGCAAGGCCGCCCAGCTGGCGGTCTCGCGCGGGCTGGCCAAGCTGACGCGCGGCACGCAGGTGACGGTCAACGCGGTGCTGCCCGGCCCGACCCGCACCGAGGGCGTGGAGCGCATGCTCGAGGCCATGGCGCGCGAGCGCGGCACCAGTGTCGACGAGCAGGCCGCCGCCTTCGTGCGCGAGCACCGGCCCAGCTCCATCATCCAGCGCTTCGCCTCGCCGCAGGAAATCGCCCACATGGTGATCTACGCCTGCTCGCCGCAAGCCTCCGCCACCAACGGGGCGGCCCTGCGCGTCGAAGGGGGAATCGTCGACACGATAGGCTAGGCCCATGCACGCCCTGCCCACCCTTGCCCGGCTGGCGGTCCCGGTGATCTTCGGCGCCGCCACGCTGCTGGCACGCGCCCAGGGCCCGGCGCTGGTCGACACGCCGCCGCCCCCGCCGCAGACCAGCGTGGCGGAAATCCGCACCGCCCCCACGCCCGGCCGCGAGATCCGCCTGCGCGGCCAGCTGGTGCGCGACCTGGGCGACGGCCTGCATTTGTTCTCCGACCCCTCGGGGACCATCCCGGTGAACGTCAACCACACCGTGCTGACGGTGGACCGCGAGGTGCGCGGCCCGCTGCCCGTGGAGGTGGTCGGCGAGCTGGACGGCCCGGCGGACGCGCCGCCCACGGTGCGCGCGCGCAGCCTGACGGTGGTGGCTCCCCCTGATGCGGCACAGCCCCCGGCTGTGCGAGACTTGCCCGCGGGAGGCAATTCACCATAAGGCCCGTGTGGCGATCGCCCCGCCCCAGCCGCTGCCGGCGCACGGGCCCAGGAGTGCACCGTGGCCCGGACGACCCCGCCTGAGTCCCCGACCTTCGACTACGTGATCGTCGGCGCCGGCACCGCCGGCTGCCTGCTCGCCAACCGCCTCAGCCGCGACCCGGCCGTGCGCGTGCTGCTGCTGGAGGCCGGCCGGCGCGACGACTACCACTGGATCCACATCCCGGTCGGCTACCTCTACTGCATCGGCAACCCGCGCACCGACTGGCTCTACCACACCGAGGCCGACCCTGGCCTCAACGGCCGCACCCTGCGCTACCCGCGCGGCAAGGTGCTGGGCGGCTGCTCCAGCATCAACGGGATGATCTACATGCGCGGCCAGCGGCGCGACTACGACCACTGGGCCGCGCTGACCGGCGACGACGCCTGGCGCTGGGACCAGTGCCTGCCCTACTTCAAGCGGCACGAGAACCACTGGCGCCTCGACCCCGAGCGCCGCGACCAGGCCGGCGAGGCCTTCGCCGCGCTGCATGGCCACGGCGGCGAATGGCGCGTCGAGAAGCAGCGCCTGCACTGGGACATCCTCGACGCCTTCGCCCAGGCCGCCCAGCAGGCCGGCATCCCTGCCACCGACGACTTCAACGGCGGCAACAACGAGGGCGTCGGCTACTTCGAGGTCAACCAGCGCGCCGGCTGGCGCTGGAACGCCGCCAAGGCCTTCCTGCGCCCGGTGTGCATGACCCGGCCCAACTTCCGGCTCTGGACCGACGCGCACGTCACCCGCCTGCTGTTCGAGCGCGACGGCGACGGCATGCTGCGCACCACCGGCTGCGAGGTGCGCACGCCCTCCGGCGTGCAGCAGGTCCGCGCGGCGCGCGAGGTGATCCTGGCCGCCGGCGCGATCGGCTCGCCACAGATCCTGCAGCTGTCGGGCATCGGACCGGCGGCGCTGCTGCACGAGCACGGCATCGAGGTCGTGCACGATTTGCCCGGCGTCGGCGAGAACCTGCAGGACCACCTGCAGATCCGCGCGGTGTATTCGGTGGAAGGCGTGAAGACGCTCAACACGCTGACGCGCCGCTGGTGGGGCAAGGCCATGATCGGGCTGGAATACGCGCTGCGCCGCACCGGGCCGATGAGCATGGCCCCCTCGCAGCTGGGCGCCTTCACCCGCTCCTCACCCGCGCACGAGTGGCCCAACGTCGAGTACCACGTGCAGCCGCTGTCGCTGGAGGCCTTCGGCGAGCCGCTGCACCCGTTCAACGCCTTCACGGCGAGCGTCTGCAACCTCAACCCGACCAGCCGCGGCCACGTGCACATCCGCTCCCCGCGCCCCGAGGACGCCCCGCGCATCCTGCCCAACTACCTCTCCACGCCCGAGGACCGCAAGGTGGCCGCCGACTCGCTGCGGCTGACGCGCCGCATCGTCGCCCAGCCCGCGCTGCAGAAATACCGCCCGCAGGAAGTCAAGCCCGGCGTGCAGTACCAGACCGACGAGGAACTGGCCCGGCTGGCCGGCGACATCGCGACGACCATCTTCCACCCCGTGGGTACCTGCAAGATGGGCCGCCCCGACGACCCCACCGCCGTCGTCGACCCGCGCCTGCGCGTGCGCGGCGTGCGCGGCCTGCGCGTGATCGACGCCAGCGTGATGCCGACCATCACCAGCGGGAACACCAATTCGCCGACGCTGATGATTGCGGAGAGGGGGGCGGAGTGGATACTAAACAATAATCCACTAGAGTGAAAGAGTCGCAACAACGACCCGCCACCCAGCATACGATTCCATAGATCGCCATGAGAAATTTTACAGCGCTCTTCCTGACCACACTGGCTACCAACGGCTTCTTTTGCGAGAAGCGATAAGTGCTCCGCCCTTGCAAAACTCGCAGCCACAATATATGAGAACAGACAGTCCATCAACGAATATCAGATGCTTCGCGGAATGGAGCACAAGTCCGCAGCTGTAGACTTCGCATTTATTAGGCCATTCTCTGGAATCGCTTATGGCGTAAACAAATCGCCCCCTCCAGATTTCAAGCAGCGACCGAGAAATTCTGCAGACGCCTTGAAGCCGCCCTACCCTCTTAACAAGCTCATACCGCAGCAATCGGAATCCATCATGTGATTCGCCGGTTAGTCAGGCGAACATGATCAATGTGTTTCGTCAAACCGGGGACACTGCCACCTCACTACGGCGACATTTCGAAAAGACCGACAGCAAGAACGATTATGGCGACCGTCTCGCAGCCGACTTCTTGCTCTTGTTATCAGAACTGCGGTTTTCGGAGGCCTTCAACAACTTACCAGACTCCTACTTCGTCGGCCCTGCAAAACGCCCTGAAGCCGCATGGACACTGAGTTGGTGAGGTGATGTTGCGGGGTTGGAACTCCCGAAGATGAATCGGCTCGATGCGAATTTCTGGGAGTTTGGAGACGGATTTCGATGAGCACGCCGGACTTTTTCCGCGCCCGACTGGACCAGATGATCGACCTGCGCCACCCGCTGGCTCCATGTCGTTTCGTGTGGAAAGCAACACTGTCACTGGGGCATCGCCGGCGCGAATGGGCTGGCCGGCAGGTGGGCTCTATGCCGTTTTGTGAGGCCTAACGCCCTGAATTCAGCCGACGCCGTAGGCGGTCGGCTGCGATAAATAGTTAGAATCCTTATTTTGCTTCTTCTTGTTTTACATCGGCCGTTGCTGGTAATTCGTTCTTGGTTTCTATTGTTTTTGCCGGAGCAATAATTCCGGGACATTTTTTAGATATCGCTGCCTGCTGAATTGCATCATATTCTCCTTTAAGTCGGGCGTATTCCGCCTCTTGTTGCTTTGTTCCGCCAAGTGCAAAAAGTGCTGGCCAAAATAAAATCATGCCAACGCCAGCAATTGCTTTATCGTTAGAGGCAGCTTCGTCTAAGCGTGCACCAAGTTGGGTTACGCGTGCTTGAACTCTTTGTGACTCACTAATCAACTGTTCGCAATCGTATGATTGGTACTGTAAAGGAGAAACAGAAACTGCTGCAATATCTTTTGATGCTGTAGAGCAGCCAGCAAGAACCATGGTCATGGCGAGTGTCGAGGCGATAAATTTTTTCATGATAAGTTACAGGGTTGAAAAAACCTAACGCTTGAATTAAGCCGCGCCGCGAAGCGGCGTCGGCTTGAATGAATTGTTAGACGTCATTTGAGGCCGTAGTACTTCAGGAGCGCTTCTTTGATAACGTCTGTAGCAACGGCCAATCCGACCTTCCAAGTGCCAGACCCTGCTTTCTTTAGGTTCTTAAGAAGCCACGCTTTAACTTTGGGTCCCATCGGCTCGGCAGGGCTTTCTGGTTTTTCCGTTGATGCCAGTTCCGCAAGTTCTTGCGCGTCAGCTGCGGAAATTCCTGCTTGCGTAAGGTACTGCGAAAGGGACTCTTTGTTGCCCGTGTCAATTGAAATCGTGACGGTCGCGCCGCTCTGTGCAGACACGGCGGTGTAGTTGCCATAGATGATCTGTTGCGCGATCTGCGTAGTGACGCCGGATGCATTTCCAGAAAGAACAGTGGATTCGCCTAGCGAAACCTCTGCAGCTCCAGGCACCGATTTCTCGATCTCGAGAGTCAGTTCTAGAACTCGATTGAGAACGGCATGCCGAATTGCAGCCAGTGAGCCACGCGAGATAGTTCCAGTTACCGCATTGCACGCATAGTCCGGATAGATCTTTCCCTGCAGCAGGAGAATCAGATTGGCTGCCTCTATGGTGAATGTGCCAGATTTCTTTGAGCTAGCTAGCAGTTCGTCAACAGCGGCAATGCTCTCCCGCATTTCATAGTGCGTCCAACTTTTCCCTGCAAATTTCTCAATTAGGTAGGGAGAAATCGGAGCATTGTTAATGCCGGAGCCGAACGGCCCAGAGAACGTGCCCTTGTAGCTAACGCCCAGGACTCTATAGTCAGGAACTTCTACTCCGCTCGGGTAGCCTTCCGATTCGTGTTTTACCCAATCTGCCAGCGGCTGGCTACCGAGGCGAGCAGCCAACATTCTGAGCTTTAGCAGAATTGGAGCGATATCAGATTGGTCGTGCAGTACTGCGCTCTGTATATCTAGCAGCAAGCCCATGACTGTCCCCAAATGACGTCTAACGCCTGAATTAAGCCGCGCCGCGAAGCGGCGTCGGCTTGAATGAATTGTTAGACATCACTGGCATGGCACTAAGCAATTTAGTGGCTTCATGTTTCACGAAGTGAACGAACGCCGCCAACTGATCCGCGCGTGAGGCCAAGCAATCTTCTCCTTGTCCAAGATAAGCCTGCCGGGCTTCAAGCAGTACGGGCTTATGTTGATCTGGCAGACGCTCCATTGCCCAGTTGGCAACGATATCCTTCGGTGCGATCTTGCCGGTTGCTGCGCTGTACCAAATGCGAGACAAGGTAAGCACTACATTCCGCTCATCGCCTTCCCAATCCGGCTGCGAATTCCATAGTTTCAGAGTGTCGCTCAATGCCTTGAATAGATCGCCTTCCGGAACTGGGTTAAAGAAATCCTCTGCGGCCGAACCTGCCAATGCAAGGCTATGCTGCCTTACTTTAGTTAGCAGAATAGCCAGATCAACATCGGTTGTGGCGGGCTCGAAGATGCCCGCAAGAATGTCCTTACGCTGCCACTCCCCGAATTGCAGTTCCCGTCTGGCCGGATAACGCCAAGGGACAACATCACCATGCACGACGATGGTAACTTCCAAGGCGCGGAGAGCCTCACTTTGGCCAGGGGAGGCAGAAATTTCCAAGAGATCTACGACCAGGGCTTGTCGGACAGTCTCATCGAGCCGTGCAGCCACAGTAACCAGCAAATCAATATCACTGTATGGCTTCAGGCCACCGTCCAGTGCAGAGCCGTACAAATGCACGGCCAGCAACGTTGATTCCAGATGACGCTCGATGGCGTTGAGAGCCAGTGATAGCTGTACCGAAATCTCGGCGGGTACTGCGTTACTCATGATGTCTAACGTGTTATAGGGAGCAAAACTGCTGCATAACACCGACGGCTGTCTCCCTAACACCGGCGGCTCGATCGGGCGTAAAGCCGCGCCCAGCCTGCGTTTCCAGGCATTGACTGGATGTTTGTACAGTACTAAATTTCATGCAAATTGGCGCAACGTTCGTACCACGCACTTTGCCTGTGCGCGCGGGCGTGGGCAATCCCCCCCGAAAGGGGCTACCGCAGAGCCGGTGCAGCGTCTCGATCTTGATCGGGAACGGCTTGGCGTGGCTGGCGTAGAAGCCATGCAGCCACTGCGCGAGCTGGTGGCCGTCCAGCGCATGGCGCACGGCCCATTCCACCTGCGTGAACTGGTCGGCGGCGAACAGCGGGCGCAGCTTCTCGTCCAGCTCGATGACCCACTCCTGCGTTTCCTCGTCCTTCGCCGCGAAGCGAATCAGGCCGCCGATGTAGGTGAGCGGCCCTGCTTGACGGTCACGGCATTGGCTACAAGCCGCTCGATGCGCGTTTGCAGGGTCGCCCGGTTCTTGCCGGTGTCGGTCTTGCCCATGAGCTTCAGTAGGGCGTAGGACGTGACGCGGCACCGACTGCCCAGCTCCTGAGTCAGCCCTGCAAAACGCCCTGAAGCCGCATGGACACTGAGTTGGTGAGGTGATGTTGCGGGGTTGGAACTCCCGAAGATGAATCGGCTCGATGCGAATTTCTGGGAGTTTGGAGACGGATTTCGATGAGCACGCCGGACTTTTTCCGCGCCCGACTGGACCAGATGATCGACCTGCGCCACCCGCTGGCGGTGCTGGCCACGCGCATGCCGTGGCAGCAGATCGAAGCGAGCGTGGCGCCGCTGCTGGCGCGCAAGGACCGGCGCGGGCGCAGCATCGAAGGTGCAGACCTGTTCGGCCCCACGCTGCAGGTGGTCGGCGCAGGCGTGAGCGCGGCAGGCCGCCCGCGCCTGGCGATCCGCTTGATGGTGTCGCTGCTGTACCTGAAGCATGCCTATGGCCTGAGCGACGAGGCCGTGGTCGAGCGCTGGGCCGAGAACGTGGTGTGGCAGTTCTTCAGCGGGCAGGAGTACTACGAGCCGCGCCTGCCGTGCGATGCCACGCAGATCGGGCGCTTCAGGCGGGTGCTGGGCGAGGCCGGCGTGGAGGAGTTGCTGGCCAAGACGATCGAGGCGGCCGTGCAGATGCAGGCGGTGCGCAAGAGCGAACTGCAGCGGGTGATCGTGGACACCACGGTGCAGGAGAAGGCGGTGGCCTATCCCACCGACAGCCGGCTGCTGGAAGTGGCGCGGGCCAAGGCGGTGCAACTGGCGCAGCGCGCCGGGCTGCGGCTGAAGCAGACCTTCGAGCGCGAGGGCCGCAGCCTGCGCCGGCGTGCCGGCGGCTATGCGCACGCCAAGCAGTTCAAGCGGCTGCGCCGGGTGCTCAAGCGCCAGCGCACCGTGCTCGGGCGCGTGCTGCGCGACGTGCAACGCCGCCTGCTGGCAGCGCCGCAAGACGTGCGTGATCGCCTGCAGCCATGGCTGGATCGCGCCGAGCGCATCCGCTCGCAGCGCCCCAAGGACAAGCACAAGCTGTACGCGCTGCATGCGCCGGAGGTCGAGTGCATCGGCAAGGGCAAGGCCCGCCAGCCCTACGAGTTCGGCGTGAAGGTCAGCGTGGCCGTCACGGCCAAACAGGGCTTGATGGTCGGTGCGCGCAGCCTGCCGGGCAACCCCTACGACGGCCACACGCTGGCCGAGCAACTGGAGCAGACCACCGTCTTGCTGCAGGACCTGGGCGTCAAGCCGCACACGGCCATCGTCGACCTGGGCTACCGGGGGGCGGATGCCGACATTGGCGCGGTGACATTGATCCATCGCGGCAAGAGCCGCTCGCTCACGCGCAGCCAGCGGCGCTGGCTGAAGCGGCGTCAGGCGGTCGAGCCGGCCATCGGGCATGCCAAGCACGATCACGGCATGAAGCGCTGCTGGCTCAAGGGCGCTGAGGGTGACGCGCTGCATGCGGTGTTGTGCGCAGCCGGCTTCAACATCCGCTGGCTGCTGCGTGCCATCGCCCGGCGGGGCATTGCTCCAGCCTTTTTGCGCTCGCTTTGGCTGCTGTCAGCGCTCGCAGCGTCCGCGAGTCGACTCGCTACTCTTGCACGTCCGGCGCTTCTCGTCGGCGCCGCGAGATGAATTTTGCAGGGCCGACTACGTCGCTGTTCCGACGGACGCCAGGCTCGACCGTCTCGCCCCACACGAGCGCCTGTACATCGGCACCCAGACCCAGGACCTCATGTTCCGTGGCGACGGCCTCGCCGGCGACAACTTCCACCACGCAGACATGCGGCGAGGGCGAGGAGCCGACAACCTGGAGGCCTACCTGCGCCACGACGGCGAGGTGAAGGTCTACCGCATCGCGACCATCGACATCCACGCCCTCGCGAAGGCGGATCCCGAGCTGCACCTGCTCCATCTGCTGATGCAGCAGCCGCTCCCGCGCCGTGCCCACCAGGGCTGGTGGCTGGAGCAATACGTCCTTCACCACGAGCATCCCTCGTGGCGCTGGAACCAGCAGGGCGCGGCTTCGAGCGTGGCGAGATGGCTGTCCAACCCGCCCCCTCCCTGAAGGGAGCCTTTCCGCTTCCCGGAGCCGCGTGAAGCCTGCGCGGCGGGCCGGGCCCGGCCTGGGGTCGGGTTACAGTGCGAAGGTTTTGCTGCACAGGCTTTCCGGGTACTTCACATGAGAACCAAGCACTGGGCCGCACCGCTGGTGGCCGCGGCCACTGCCCTGATGTGCCATGCGGCCCAAGCGCAGATGCACATGGTGGTCGAGGCGACGGCCAAGGATGTCATCGGCAGCCGGCTGGCCTTCGCGGTCAAGGAGCGGGTCCGGACCTCGGCCGGCTTCAAGCTGGTCGGCACGCGCGAGGACGCGCTGTTTCGCATGTCCCTCGTGACGCTGGACGACAAGGGCGGCTACTTCACGGTCTACTCGGCAGTGTTCTCGGCCTGGCAGCCGCAGACCGGCACCTGGACCTACCTCGACAACCTCGTCGGCACCTGCGGCACCAGCCGCATCGCCGAATGCGCCGACAGCCTGGTGGCCAGTGCCGACCAGGTGGCGGAAGAGCCACGGGCGTTCTACCGGGCCTACTTCAGCAAGGAAGGCCGCCGGTAAGCGACCCGGTCGGCGGCGGCGCCAGCGGTCCGGCGCCGTGGCGGACCGCTGCATGGAGCGCCACGCACGCGCTCCATGGGCACCGCGCGCCGGTGCACGCAGGCGTAGCATGGCCCCACACGCTGCCGCGCCCGGCAGCCGCAACGAGGAGACGCCCATGCCCGAGCCGCGCGACTTCGAGGTGCAGGTGCTCACGCGCCACGACGTCGGCACGATGCGCAGGATGCTCGCCCTGTTCGGCGAGGTGTTCGAGGACCGCAGGACCTACACCTCGGCCCAGCCCGACGACCCGTACCTCGCCGCCCTGCTGGCCAGCCCCACCTTCATCGCGATCGCCGCGCGGCAGCAGGACGCGGTGATCGGCGGGCTGGCCGCCTACGTGCTGCCCAAGTTCGAGCAAGCCCGCAAGGAGGTCTACCTGTACGACCTGGCCGTGGCCGCCGCGCATCGCCGCCGGGGCGTGGCCACCGCGCTGATCGAGGCGTTGCGGCGCGTCGCGCGCGACATCGGCGCCTGGGTCATCTACGTGCAGGCCGACCGCGGGGACGACCCGGCGATCGCGCTGTACGGCCGGCTGGGCGTGCGGGAAGACGTGCTGCACTTCGACATCGCGCCCGCGGGAGGCGGGCACTGAATCCACCGGCCGTGGAGAGGCCCAGGGGGATAGCTCCTGGCTATCCCGGCGATGCCTTGCACCCCGCCGCGTGCCCCGCGACACTGCCGGACATGCATTTCGTCTACGTCAAGGTCCCGCAGCGTCGGCACGCCACGCCCGACCTCGAGGACCTGCACAACGCGCTGCAGCTGGCGCTCGACCAGGCCCAGGCCGGCGGCATCCTCGGCTGGGGCACGTCGCTGCCTGCGGCCGAAGCGGCGGCAGGGGCACCGGGCAGCTTCCATCGCATCGACATCGAGCTGCAGGTGCTGCGCGAGGCGCTGTCCCGGCTCGGGGCGCCCGCCGGCACCGAGCTGCACTACACGCAGGACGGCACGGCCTGGCAGCAGTCGCTCTCGGTGCAGGGCTGGAGCGCGCCCATGCCCGGCAGCGGCACGCACCGCCCGCCCGACCGCTGACCGAGCGGGGTGGCCACCCCGGGGCGGGCGGGGGCGTTCGTGCAGCGCGGCCGGGGCCGACTACCATGCGCGACGCACCCGGTCGACTCGCACGCACGCCCGCGCGGCGCCCCGCCCATGAAGACCCAGTACTACACCGCCACCAGCCTGGACGGGTTCCTCGCCACCGAGGACGACTCGCTCGACTGGCTGTTCCCGCTCGGCGACCTCAACGCCTCCAGCTACCCCGAGTTCATCGCCGGCGTCGGCG is a window from the Caldimonas thermodepolymerans genome containing:
- a CDS encoding AAC(3)-I family aminoglycoside N-acetyltransferase — its product is MPEPRDFEVQVLTRHDVGTMRRMLALFGEVFEDRRTYTSAQPDDPYLAALLASPTFIAIAARQQDAVIGGLAAYVLPKFEQARKEVYLYDLAVAAAHRRRGVATALIEALRRVARDIGAWVIYVQADRGDDPAIALYGRLGVREDVLHFDIAPAGGGH